Genomic segment of Geminocystis herdmanii PCC 6308:
ACATCAACACTCAGATAATTATGAGCAAATTTATCAAATATCTAACACTTTAGAGGAATTAATTACTCTAAGTGAAGATTTATCTTCTGCTAGTGAAATTGCCGAAGAAATGAATCAACAATTAGATAATATTACCGTTTAAACAAGGAGAAAATTATGTCCACAGAGGCTTTAATTACAGGATTAGAATATATCAGTCAAGTCAGAAAACAACTCCCTGATGAGTTAGCTATTATGACGGAAAAACTTACTCTTATTAAACAACAAATTGCCGATTCGATCGAGCAAAATAAATTAAAACAAGTAGAAATGATAACATTATTATTAACTATTCAAGAAAAGTTAAAAGCCTTGCCAGAAACCATTATACAACAACAAAGTTTATTGCAAAATAAGATGATTTTAATTGCTAATAAACTGAAAAAATTAGACAAAATTATTGATACTCAAGAAGCCCAAATGTCTCCCATCTTAGAAGGAGTTAATAAATATTTTGAGCAATTTGAAAATCAATTAAAAACCATCAAAACTAAACATCTACAATTGTTAAGCGATAGTATGGTAATTTTTAATGAATTATGGCACACAGTGGAAGATAATTATAACAAAATGGAAGTCAGTTGGTTAGAAATGGAACAAGAAACCGATATTTTAAACCAAAAATTAACCAGTTTTCAGCAAACAAGTCAATCTCATTTTAGCACTACGGAAAATAATTTAGACGAAATGCAAAATACCTTAGAAAATTATGTTGAAGATAATATTATTAATGCCTTAAATAATGTCGAAGAAACGTTAAAACAGGAGATAGAAAATAGTTTAGAAAATATCGAAGATAAAATTCAAGAATTTAACGAAGAAACAGACGATAGAATAACAGAAATGGGAGAGTTAATTAAAGAAACTATAGCTGATGTGATGGAATCGATCGAAGAATCTTTAGCCATAGAAGATAACAGTCAAGAAATAGACGATTCTCAGACTAAATTTGTACAGACATCAGAAAATTTAACAGGTTTAATGCCTTCAATTAGACAATTAATTTCTGACTTAGAAAAAGCTAAAGAGTCACTAAATATTTAACTTTCATTTAACTTTAAGGAGTCAAATTATGAGTACATTAATTGATATAGTCAGCAATGTTTATCAAGAGTTTTTAGATTTTGAAACGGAAAAAAAAGACACCTATGAGAAGATAGAAGATTTAGAAGATTTTTTAGAAGAAAGTAATCAATTAACGGCAGAAAATTACGCTAGTTTAACCGATATATCTGAGACTTTCATAGAAGAAATTGATAATATCTCAGAAAATTTTATTGATGAAATATCCTCCATGTTAGAAGAATTAGACAGTTTAGGAGAACATATTGATCAATTTATCACAGAAACAGAAACCCTCGCCCAAGAAAGAAAACAGGAAGTAATTGATTTAGTTGATAAAATGGGGGATTATAATCAACAAGTTAATGATTCGATCGAACAACTATCAAATATAGTAAACCATTTTAACGAAACCGTCACAGAAATAAAACCCCCCTTAGAATCTAACTTAAATAAAGTCACAACATTTATCAAAGATGTGATGATTAGGGGTATTAAAAACTATCAGAATATTATAGAAGATAGTGAAGAAAAACTAGAAGAATTACTAGCAGAAAATATAAATAACGCCCTTGAAGAAGAAACAGAAAACTTACAAAATTCCCTTGATGATATTGGTAATAACATCGAAAATATTGAAAATAATTATCAGGAAAACTTAGAAAATATTACCGAATATTTAGTAAACTTTTACGGAGATAAAAGCAACTATTTACAAGATAAATATCAAGAAATTTTCACCTTAATTCAAGAAGACTCGATCGAAATGTTAAAAAATAAAGAACAAGAAATTAATGAAGAAAATAACAACCTCAAAGAAGTTATAGAAACTGTGTTAGTTAACTATTCAGACATTAATAATAACGCAGAATCTTTGATGGAGATTTTTGAAAAACTCATTAAATAGGGTTTGCTGAATAAATCAGAAAAAATACTTAAAATCAAGGGTTTAGTCATAGATAATGTGTCATATAGCAGTCAGTTATGAGTTGTGAAAATTATCTTATCATCAAAGGCAAGAGGCAAAAGGCAAAAGGCAAGATTAGTCGTATCTTCGATATTTTTTCTAATAATTTATTTCTCACAAATGATTCCTGATTGCTATAGTAGTCTAATTCCTCATTTAAGCTAAACGTGCTAATTTTTTATACACTTCATCATCATTACGCTTCCCAACTAATAAGACTTCGACTAAATCTTCTTCTAGGTGATAACGGTAAACAATACGATACTCGCCACTATCTACTCGATAATAGTTAGGGTATCCTTTTAATTGTTTACTATCTGTAGGGAAAGGATTAACATTAAGAGATAAGGTTTTTTTTGCAATTTGAGCGGCGATTTTAGGTTGTAACCCTTGTAAAAAGTTTAATACAACTTCTAAGCCATCGAGTTTAGCCATTTGCGATTCTTTCTAAAGTAGCGGTAAATTCTTCACTACCAACCATTGAAGATTGATTTAATGCTGTTTCAGCACTTTTGGCTAAGTTTAAATCCTCTAATTCTTCTAATCTGGTGATTAATTTTTGATAGATTTCAGCGGAGATAATGACATGGCTAGGCCTTTTTTGCTTAGTCACCAATATTGGCTCTAGTTGAGCTTTATCAAATACTTCTCCGTGTTGGTTACGGGTTTCGGTTAAAGTATAACTTTTCATACTATAATATTTTGACTATTTTGTACATAATAGCATTAATGTACATTAATTTAAGCTAAGTTTTCATTTATATCAACGATCGAAAAACCTGCTTAGTTAAAATGATGAGCAATAGATAATATAGAATTGCTATATAATTTTATCAAAAATAAATAAAATTGAAAGATGAATGACTCTGCTACTATAAATCATAATATTCCTTCCCCTTATAAAGTTATTAAAAAACTAGGTAGTGGTAGTTTTGGTCATGTTTACCTCGTTACGAATGGAGAAACTCAACAGCAATGCGTTATTAAAATACTGCATCCCATTTCTCAGCAACCCAACTTTATTAAACAGGCAAAAAGACTCTTTCAACAAGAAGCCACAATTCTCAAAAAAGTCAATCATCCCCAAGTGCCAAAACTGATTGATTACTTTGAAGAAGAAGGAGAATTTTATTTAGTAGAAGAATATATACAAGGTTATACTCTTAGAAATGAACTGAAACCAAATCAACCTTGGACGCAAGAAGCAACCATTAAATTATTACAAGAAGGACTATCCATTCTCAAAGATATTCACCATTGCGGAATCATTCATCGAGATGTGAAACCAGATAATTTCATTCGTCGTCAACAAGATCAAAAATTAGTGTTAATTGATTTTGGTGCGGTTAAAGAATTTAATATAGAACAAAGTCGCTTAATTGATCCTACCGTAGCTTTGGGTACTCGTGGCTATATGCCCACAGAACAAGCTAGGGGGAAACCGTATAAAAACAGTGATATATATGCTTTAGGCATGATTGCCATTCAAGCCTTAACGGGTAAAAATCCCATGGATTTAGAAGAGGATGAAGAAGGGGAAATTATTTGGCGTAATGGAGTAAATATTAATCCACTTTTAGGGGATATTCTTAGTCAAATGGTGCGGTATCATCACAAATTGCGTTATCAATGTGCAGATGATGTCATTAAGGCTCTAAATCATTATTTACAACCAAAGTCTAACATTGTTAGTACCCAATTAATTGATAATTCTCCATCACCTTCGGAAACAATAAATAAAACCGAGATTATCAATAATACTAATTCTGCTGTTTCCACTTCTGGGAAAAATGAAATGACTTCTCCTAGGGAAACACAAAATAACTCTTTTGGCGATTGGTTAAAATCTTCTGTAGGTTCAACGGTGACAACCGCCCTCACCATCGGACTCATTGCCACAGGAGGAGCTTATTTTATGAATAGTCAAGAAAAAGCTCGCATCGAACAAGAGCAAAATGATTTTGTGGCTTTAATGGATACTAAACTCAGTAGTGGTGCTTATGAGGAATGTTTTACCACAGTTGAAGAAGAATTAGAGAAAGAAAGTACTAATATTACCAGTAAAATCTTATCACAATATCAGGGGCAATGTCGTTTAGAACAAGGTAAACAATTAGCACAATTTTCTAATTATACTGATGCTTTAGCTGTAGTTAATAAAATCCCGAAGGATAATGAATATCATAATCAAGCTCAAGTTTTATCGGAAGAATGGAGTAAAATGGTGTTTGAAAAGGCAAAAACTCTATATACCGAAGAAGGAAAATTAGATGAAGCCCTAAAGGAAATTGATACTATTCCCGATAATTCTGTGAAAAAAGCATCTTTAATTGTGGTGAGTAAATGGCAGGAGGAATATAAGCAAAATAGTTATTTATTAGGTCAAGCCCAAAAAGATTTAGAATACAATAATTGTGAGTCTGCCATCGAAACTGTTAGTCAAATTTCGGGTTCAAATTATTGGTTATTAGAAGGGAAAAAAGTTGTAGATAAAGCTGAAAAATGTTTAATCGATCGAACTAAAAACTCTCCAAATAATTCTAATAATCAATCATCTCCACTGCCATCACTTCCCACTAATGGTCATGCTATCCCTCTTTGTCCGGGTCCTTTATGTCCTGATTAAATAGTTTTTCATCATTTTTCTGAGGAGAAAATTTAACGTTTCCCCAAGTAAGTTTTTGTTGCAATGTTTTAATATCACCTTGTTTGGCGGCATTTTTTATATCTCTGATATGATGAGCATTAGCGATGGCTTCTTCCTTAGAACGGGAGCTAGTTTCAAAGCATTTTTCGAGAGCTTGATAAATACCAATACGGCGAATTTTCGTAAAATATTGACGCTCAATATCTAATAGTTTAGTCATCAATTCTAACTGCATTTCATCTTCACATAAATCCTGTAAAATTTCCCATTCTTCTTTCCCTAAAAGACTATTTCCTGCACCAATTCGAGGATCGATAAATTCTTGTTTTTTTACTTGTTGATAAATGCGAGGTAAGCTATCATCAAATTCGTGTTTTTCTTCTAACCAAATACGTCTAATTTCGCTTAATTCTTCCGTAGTAATTAGTTGAATCTCTTGAAATTCTGGCGGTGCAAATTTTCTGATACTTTCTTCCGCTTCTAATACCTTAGTTAGCCAATATTCTCGCCATTTTTTGACGTAAGGACCCGGAATTGGTTCGATCGAAGTTTCACCTTCCACATTTCGCTCAAATAACTCTACTTTTCCGTAAATTCGGCGAAAATCTCGCTTATCTCGATCGTCCCTAATGTCTAATTCATTACGAATATCTAACAAAGGTTGTAACCATTCTTTTTCCTCATCATTTTGAATCATTGCCCCCATAGATTTATCTTTACTTACCATGGTACACACCCAACAACCGAAACGAGAATCACCACAGCTAGGAGTAGAAGTATCCACCACTAAAGGACATTCATTGTCGGCAGTAGCACCCCGATAAAGGGTGAATAAATCCTGATTATCTCCCCCCCAAGGGTTTTTCCATTGCATTAAGTAAAGCCAAACTTCATCTGTACGCCAATCTTCAATGGGAGTGTAAATATAAGAGTTGGGCAGGTGAGAATTGAGGTTTAAGCGGTCACGAAATCTGCCTTTGGCGTGTTTTTCCATATTTTTGCCACGGGTAACACTCTCGGCTTTTCTAACCCCCAATACAAGAATAATTTCCCCATGATTGCGCACGGTTTCTCTAATAAAATTATCCGCCGGTTTAATCTTCATGCGATCGGTACACCAACGAAAACCTTGACGGGGGGCAGGATAGCCTTTCCCCATTAAACACACCCAAAAGCTATTTTTAACCTCTGGAGTGAGTAAGTGGGGTTCAAAGGGCATTTTCTGCTCTTTGGCGGTGATTTCTATGCGCTTGAGGCAACCTTTCACCCAATGGGCAACGATGGGATTTTCCACTAAGGTATCGGTAGTAATTACATAGATTTTTTTTTGGCGTTTTTCTACGGGTAAAAGCTCGATCGCATTCCAAATTAACTGTAAGATACAAGAACTATCTTTTCCGCCACTATAGCCAATTACCCAAGGAAGATGATCTTGGCAATACAATTCTTGAATTTCGGCGGTTAAAATATCAATATCAGCCACTAATTCTTCTAAACTGCGAGGCGGGAAAAGAGGAATTTGGGTATTGTTCATATTTTTAATTTCTTTGTGTAGTTATTAAGGCTATTTTATTTGTTTCAAAAAGACGCAACTTTTTTACGTCTTAGTCTATCAATAATTAAGGATTTTTCATTATCAACAAGATTTACGCATCATAACCTAAAATTAGGGTTTGAGAGATTCTTCGACTAGCCCAGAATGACAATTTTTCATTTTTAGTCCGTGAGTGCTAATAAACTTTAAATTATAAATTATTTTATGATATGATACAAACTCGATGTAGTCAAAGAGTGAAAAAACAAAAAAAATCGAAAACAATAAATAGATATTGGCATTATTATCGACTGCGATTATTAAGATTAAAAGAACATCCTCATAAATTGGCTAGGGGTTTTGCTGCGGGAGTTTTTGCCGGTTGTTTTCCTTTTATTGGTTTACAATTTGTTATGGCGATAATTTTCGCTTTAATTATTCGTGGCAATAAGTTTACCGCCATTTTAGGAACTTGGATTAGTAATCCTTTTACCTATGTTCCTTTATTTTTTTTCAATTTTCAAGTAGGTAAATTAATTCTTAGTTTTTTTCTTAGTAATCATGATTTAGATTTTAGTTGGGATTCTTTGATAGAGTTAAAGGATGCAGGAACAGAAATCACTGTTACTCTGTTGTTTGGTTCTGCCATGGTGGGTTTATGTTTTAGCTCGATCGCCTATTATTTAGTTATTAATATCTTAAAAAGTAAAAATTCTACAACAAATTGATTATTGATGCAGAATTTGAGATTAATTAACTTTTGTTTAATTAGCAAATATATCTGATTGTTGTTTTTCGAGGGCTTCTTTTTCTTGTTCTCTCAAGTATTGAAATAATGTGAACTACCTACACTATACCGTTAGGTTAGTGTAGGCTTCATCTTTCACAGGCTCATGCCTCAAGACGGACTTGCGTCCGCCCTTTGGTCTTACAGTGCCTCCAGATGCAGAAACGGCTATTCCATCCGTCTGTATAATTCTGATGCCTTCTGCCCTAATGTTTTTACTGGCATTCTCGTCTCGATCGTGGACTGCACCACAACTAGGACAAGTCCATTCTCTTACATCTAACGACATTTCTGACATTTGATATAAGCAATTAGAACAGGTTTTAGAACTAGGAAACCATCGATCAATTTCGAGTAATAACCCACCATGAAGTTTGAGTTTATAGTCTAAGTAATTGATGAAAGTTCCCCATCCCACATCAGATATAGCTTTGGCTAAACAGTGATTGCGAACCATACCCTTGATATTCAATTTCTCTACGACTACTACCTGATTTGCCACTGACAATCTTTCNNNNNNNNNNNNNNNNNNNNNNNNNNNNNNNNNNNNNNNNNNNNNNNNNNNNNNNNNNNNNNNNNNNNNNNNNNNNNNNNNNNNNNNNNNNNNNNNNNNNTTTTTTCACCATCATTTACTATGGCGAAGTCTTTTATTCCCAAGTCAATACCACAGACTTTCCCCGTAATAGTTACTTCAGGAAAATCTTGCTCAGTTTCAAAGAGAATAGACGCAAAGTATTTACCCGTAGAGGTTTTACTTACAGTAACAGTTTTAATTTCTCCCTCAAATATTCGATGAATAGAGGCTTTGACTAATCCTAATTGTGGGATTTTCAGACAATTATCTATGATCGAGACACTTTGAGGGTACTGACAAGACTGTTTTCCATGAAAGGACTTGAATTTTGGATATTTTGCTCTACCTTCAAAAAAGTTCCTAAACGCTTTAGTGAGATTAAGAGTCGCAGATTGCAACACTTGTGAATAGCAATCCTTCAACCAAAGTGTATCTTCTTCTTTTTTGAGCTTCGGCAAATGCTTATTCAAAGCTATCTGAGTCAGCCCTTTGCCAGTTGCTTTATAGGTTTCGTTACACAAGTTTAGAGCGTAGTTATACCACCATCTAGCACAACCCATAACTTGACTCAGTTTTTGGGCTTGTTCATTTGTGGGGTATAATCTTACTTTTATTGCTTTGTGCATCTTTACTAACAATCTTGGTTGATGATAAAAACCATCTTAGCATAAGATTTTGATTTTGGAGAAAGAAATGTCCTATCGGACTCTGTTATGATCAAAGAAATTCCTGCCGAAGGCACTGCGTAGCAGCCCCCACGCTGATTTTGTGGGCGTTTTTGTAGAAAAATTCAGCGTGGGACTTCTTTCTTTATTTAGTTAAAAAGAAACAATTCGATCGCGCCCTTGATTTTTCGCTTCATATAAAGCCTTATCCGCATTGCCGATTAAATCTTCTAAA
This window contains:
- a CDS encoding serine/threonine protein kinase; this translates as MNDSATINHNIPSPYKVIKKLGSGSFGHVYLVTNGETQQQCVIKILHPISQQPNFIKQAKRLFQQEATILKKVNHPQVPKLIDYFEEEGEFYLVEEYIQGYTLRNELKPNQPWTQEATIKLLQEGLSILKDIHHCGIIHRDVKPDNFIRRQQDQKLVLIDFGAVKEFNIEQSRLIDPTVALGTRGYMPTEQARGKPYKNSDIYALGMIAIQALTGKNPMDLEEDEEGEIIWRNGVNINPLLGDILSQMVRYHHKLRYQCADDVIKALNHYLQPKSNIVSTQLIDNSPSPSETINKTEIINNTNSAVSTSGKNEMTSPRETQNNSFGDWLKSSVGSTVTTALTIGLIATGGAYFMNSQEKARIEQEQNDFVALMDTKLSSGAYEECFTTVEEELEKESTNITSKILSQYQGQCRLEQGKQLAQFSNYTDALAVVNKIPKDNEYHNQAQVLSEEWSKMVFEKAKTLYTEEGKLDEALKEIDTIPDNSVKKASLIVVSKWQEEYKQNSYLLGQAQKDLEYNNCESAIETVSQISGSNYWLLEGKKVVDKAEKCLIDRTKNSPNNSNNQSSPLPSLPTNGHAIPLCPGPLCPD
- the dndC gene encoding DNA phosphorothioation system sulfurtransferase DndC, whose amino-acid sequence is MNNTQIPLFPPRSLEELVADIDILTAEIQELYCQDHLPWVIGYSGGKDSSCILQLIWNAIELLPVEKRQKKIYVITTDTLVENPIVAHWVKGCLKRIEITAKEQKMPFEPHLLTPEVKNSFWVCLMGKGYPAPRQGFRWCTDRMKIKPADNFIRETVRNHGEIILVLGVRKAESVTRGKNMEKHAKGRFRDRLNLNSHLPNSYIYTPIEDWRTDEVWLYLMQWKNPWGGDNQDLFTLYRGATADNECPLVVDTSTPSCGDSRFGCWVCTMVSKDKSMGAMIQNDEEKEWLQPLLDIRNELDIRDDRDKRDFRRIYGKVELFERNVEGETSIEPIPGPYVKKWREYWLTKVLEAEESIRKFAPPEFQEIQLITTEELSEIRRIWLEEKHEFDDSLPRIYQQVKKQEFIDPRIGAGNSLLGKEEWEILQDLCEDEMQLELMTKLLDIERQYFTKIRRIGIYQALEKCFETSSRSKEEAIANAHHIRDIKNAAKQGDIKTLQQKLTWGNVKFSPQKNDEKLFNQDIKDPDKEG
- a CDS encoding type II toxin-antitoxin system Phd/YefM family antitoxin; this encodes MKSYTLTETRNQHGEVFDKAQLEPILVTKQKRPSHVIISAEIYQKLITRLEELEDLNLAKSAETALNQSSMVGSEEFTATLERIANG
- a CDS encoding RNA-guided endonuclease InsQ/TnpB family protein; the encoded protein is MHKAIKVRLYPTNEQAQKLSQVMGCARWWYNYALNLCNETYKATGKGLTQIALNKHLPKLKKEEDTLWLKDCYSQVLQSATLNLTKAFRNFFEGRAKYPKFKSFHGKQSCQYPQSVSIIDNCLKIPQLGLVKASIHRIFEGEIKTVTVSKTSTGKYFASILFETEQDFPEVTITGKVCGIDLGIKDFAIVNDGEK
- a CDS encoding DUF2062 domain-containing protein, encoding MIQTRCSQRVKKQKKSKTINRYWHYYRLRLLRLKEHPHKLARGFAAGVFAGCFPFIGLQFVMAIIFALIIRGNKFTAILGTWISNPFTYVPLFFFNFQVGKLILSFFLSNHDLDFSWDSLIELKDAGTEITVTLLFGSAMVGLCFSSIAYYLVINILKSKNSTTN
- a CDS encoding type II toxin-antitoxin system RelE family toxin, with amino-acid sequence MAKLDGLEVVLNFLQGLQPKIAAQIAKKTLSLNVNPFPTDSKQLKGYPNYYRVDSGEYRIVYRYHLEEDLVEVLLVGKRNDDEVYKKLARLA
- a CDS encoding RNA-guided endonuclease InsQ/TnpB family protein; the encoded protein is ERLSVANQVVVVEKLNIKGMVRNHCLAKAISDVGWGTFINYLDYKLKLHGGLLLEIDRWFPSSKTCSNCLYQMSEMSLDVREWTCPSCGAVHDRDENASKNIRAEGIRIIQTDGIAVSASGGTVRPKGGRKSVLRHEPVKDEAYTNLTV